The following coding sequences are from one Paenibacillus sp. JDR-2 window:
- a CDS encoding LuxR C-terminal-related transcriptional regulator, with product MLFSEPILLKTKIRLPVVKKNLIIRERLLDSLEQGMQGRMVTVCAPAGSGKSTLIAQWAQSARIQTSWVSLDERDNDIARFWRYVLNAYMETGPSSLADSLSAVGALVSGSTVNAIIDTLLNELAATHDPIALVLDDYHHIEQAEIHNSLSYFIEYLPFHHRIIIASRGEISFDAAKWLARGERTDIGMQQLHFTQEETQEFCRSAGIYLEQRHTRKLFEKTEGWIAGLQLASISLQAQQDIDRIIAGFDGSNEKVSSYLFQEVLDKLPSDVTDFLHQTSVFERMDAEVCNQAFYRSDSREMLEQLRTLNLFVIPLDNHNGWFRYHSLFAEFLKNRLRSRSSGQWLQYHHAASQAFAARGMLDKAIDHAIAGENYKEAAERLEEYIPDALKQGELASLLERIQAVSEHIPIPASLLIYQAFAYMLTGQMHFSAETVEKLEKRYEQPETAAELEPLQGGMLFLQSNLLFYTGRYEQWDSFVGYRLQGVLPEDPIFYNFNYNMIEPLVRRTAFGLKGILSADTERIGQRFVSVLEQHGWGQSLINLYVVQALSEGYYEWNRQSDSLQLVRKLEQSDRARQTAGLFVPNRITLSRIHAANGQFQKAHEAIDEAIQMADQKGEYHWLYPLRASRAHLYAKEDKLAEAKSEISKLRMSDRIQPASNRWIEYTVYARILTAQGKTTEALKQLEFIKSSLEQDHCLLVRTEISIVQSLAEYQRGNRGEAMHILHEALVIGETNGYIRSFVDEGIPMKRLLQMYTEQRLREADQDAWQRVSLDYVKGLLEYIPELENPSQPQPALIEPLTEQETFILRLLGQGAPNKQIAAKLALKEGTVKVYLSRIYAKLGVSSRTQALAAARQLDGLAE from the coding sequence ATGTTATTTTCTGAACCCATCCTATTAAAAACAAAAATACGGCTTCCTGTTGTTAAGAAAAATCTGATTATCCGGGAGCGGCTGCTTGATTCGCTGGAGCAAGGGATGCAAGGGCGAATGGTGACGGTGTGCGCTCCGGCGGGCTCCGGAAAGTCCACTTTAATAGCGCAGTGGGCACAATCCGCCCGCATTCAAACCTCATGGGTGTCTCTGGATGAAAGAGATAATGATATAGCGAGATTTTGGCGGTATGTATTAAATGCCTATATGGAAACAGGTCCATCTTCTTTAGCGGATTCGCTTTCCGCTGTCGGAGCACTTGTGTCGGGCTCAACGGTAAATGCGATCATTGATACGCTTCTGAACGAACTTGCCGCAACTCATGATCCAATAGCCCTCGTGCTGGATGATTATCATCATATCGAGCAGGCGGAGATCCATAACAGCTTGTCTTATTTCATAGAATACTTGCCTTTCCATCACCGGATTATTATCGCAAGCCGGGGAGAAATTTCCTTTGACGCGGCCAAATGGCTGGCGAGAGGAGAACGGACGGATATCGGCATGCAGCAGCTTCATTTTACCCAAGAGGAGACGCAAGAGTTCTGCAGATCGGCAGGGATTTATTTGGAGCAAAGGCATACCCGCAAGCTGTTTGAGAAGACGGAAGGTTGGATTGCCGGGCTTCAGCTCGCTTCCATATCGCTTCAGGCTCAGCAGGATATTGACCGAATCATCGCTGGCTTTGACGGAAGCAACGAGAAGGTTTCTTCTTATTTGTTCCAGGAGGTGCTCGACAAGCTGCCTTCAGACGTAACAGACTTCCTGCATCAGACCAGCGTGTTCGAGCGAATGGATGCGGAGGTCTGCAATCAGGCGTTTTACCGCTCGGACAGCCGCGAGATGCTGGAGCAGCTTCGTACCCTCAATCTGTTTGTTATTCCGCTGGATAATCATAACGGCTGGTTCCGGTACCACTCGCTGTTTGCCGAATTTTTGAAGAACCGTCTCCGCTCACGGAGCAGCGGGCAATGGTTGCAATATCATCATGCGGCAAGTCAAGCGTTTGCTGCCAGAGGGATGCTTGATAAAGCAATCGACCATGCCATAGCCGGAGAAAACTACAAGGAAGCTGCGGAGAGATTAGAAGAATATATTCCGGATGCGCTGAAACAAGGCGAGCTTGCTTCGCTGCTTGAACGCATACAGGCAGTCTCCGAGCATATTCCGATACCGGCGAGTTTATTGATATATCAGGCTTTTGCTTATATGTTAACGGGACAGATGCATTTTTCCGCGGAAACCGTTGAGAAGCTGGAGAAAAGATACGAACAGCCCGAGACCGCGGCTGAGCTTGAGCCGTTGCAGGGAGGGATGCTGTTTCTCCAATCGAACCTGCTCTTCTATACGGGACGTTACGAGCAATGGGATTCGTTTGTCGGCTACCGGCTTCAAGGGGTGCTGCCGGAGGATCCGATCTTCTACAACTTTAATTACAACATGATTGAGCCGCTCGTCAGGCGGACGGCCTTTGGCTTGAAGGGCATTTTGTCGGCCGATACCGAACGGATCGGTCAGCGGTTCGTATCCGTACTGGAGCAGCACGGATGGGGGCAATCGCTCATTAATTTGTATGTCGTTCAAGCCCTAAGCGAAGGCTATTATGAATGGAACAGGCAAAGCGACAGCCTGCAGCTTGTCCGCAAACTCGAACAATCCGACAGGGCCAGACAGACGGCAGGCTTGTTTGTTCCTAACCGGATTACGCTGTCACGCATTCATGCCGCTAACGGCCAGTTTCAGAAAGCGCATGAAGCGATCGACGAAGCCATCCAGATGGCGGACCAAAAAGGCGAGTATCACTGGCTGTATCCGCTTCGCGCAAGCCGTGCCCATCTTTATGCGAAGGAAGACAAACTCGCGGAAGCCAAATCGGAGATATCCAAACTACGCATGTCGGACCGCATTCAACCGGCGTCTAATCGTTGGATAGAGTATACCGTGTATGCCAGAATACTGACCGCGCAAGGGAAAACAACCGAAGCTTTGAAGCAATTGGAATTTATCAAATCTTCGTTAGAACAGGACCATTGCCTTCTTGTTCGGACAGAGATCAGTATTGTACAGTCGTTGGCGGAATATCAGCGCGGTAATCGCGGTGAGGCAATGCACATTCTTCATGAAGCGCTTGTCATCGGTGAGACGAACGGTTATATTCGCAGCTTTGTTGACGAGGGGATCCCAATGAAAAGGCTGCTGCAGATGTACACGGAGCAACGGCTGCGAGAGGCTGATCAAGATGCTTGGCAGCGTGTATCGCTTGATTATGTGAAGGGGCTGCTGGAATACATCCCGGAGCTGGAGAATCCTTCTCAACCACAACCGGCGTTGATCGAGCCTTTAACAGAGCAAGAAACCTTTATCCTTCGGTTATTGGGACAAGGTGCTCCTAACAAACAAATCGCGGCAAAACTGGCTTTAAAGGAAGGTACGGTAAAAGTCTACCTGTCCAGGATCTACGCCAAGCTTGGCGTATCCTCCCGGACACAGGCACTTGCGGCAGCCCGCCAGTTGGACGGACTGGCCGAATAA
- a CDS encoding helix-turn-helix transcriptional regulator, whose protein sequence is MNAGQLTSTGTFGFRFTMPEHLALCNLFAIGQDVIRDQHYRWDGLTRNDGPLLLFQYTFDGEGIYERGTETLRIQAGQAFMTEIPGDHRYYFPPDGSHWSFIFVLIRPSLILPNWEEVKKQLGDTPFLPAGSRPIRLLQSMYEEAHAGRVKEPYTASSYVYQFISELCRFALAPQEDAKEWPLKVKEAVSYIDAHYENMISLDQLADQLSLSKYHLLRLFTRTVGMSPNDYLNQVRIKEAIRLLKESDWSVERIAEQVGYSGGSYFIKWFRKITGETPGSFRHGEGQLVYNRIYFD, encoded by the coding sequence ATGAACGCAGGTCAATTAACAAGCACGGGAACATTTGGATTCCGTTTTACAATGCCGGAGCATCTGGCCCTATGCAACCTATTTGCAATCGGACAAGATGTCATTCGGGACCAGCATTACCGCTGGGACGGTTTGACCCGGAATGACGGACCGCTGCTGTTATTTCAATATACGTTTGATGGAGAAGGGATTTACGAGAGAGGGACGGAGACCTTACGGATCCAGGCGGGACAAGCTTTTATGACGGAGATCCCCGGAGATCACCGCTATTATTTTCCGCCCGACGGATCGCATTGGTCTTTTATATTCGTGTTGATTCGTCCGTCTCTTATTCTCCCGAATTGGGAAGAGGTGAAGAAGCAGCTAGGAGATACTCCTTTCTTGCCGGCAGGAAGCCGTCCAATACGGCTGCTGCAAAGCATGTACGAAGAAGCTCATGCCGGCCGGGTCAAGGAGCCGTATACGGCTTCTTCTTATGTGTATCAGTTCATCTCCGAGCTGTGCCGGTTCGCGCTCGCTCCGCAAGAGGATGCAAAGGAATGGCCGCTTAAGGTGAAAGAGGCAGTCTCTTACATCGATGCGCATTATGAAAATATGATCAGTCTGGATCAACTGGCCGACCAGCTTAGCTTGTCGAAATATCATCTGCTTCGCCTGTTCACCAGAACGGTAGGCATGTCGCCTAACGATTATTTGAATCAGGTGCGGATTAAAGAGGCGATCCGGCTGCTGAAGGAATCCGACTGGAGCGTTGAACGGATCGCGGAGCAGGTGGGCTATTCCGGCGGCAGTTATTTTATTAAATGGTTCCGTAAAATTACGGGGGAGACGCCGGGTAGTTTCCGTCATGGAGAAGGTCAGCTCGTCTATAACCGGATATATTTCGACTAG